One window of the Chitinophaga niabensis genome contains the following:
- a CDS encoding thioredoxin family protein: MKRIIGCLLLLTALKAPAQNREITFAHSDVPAVLARAKAEGKMVFVDCYTEWCVPCKYMSKQVFTQDSVADFFNDHFINLKMDMEKGEGPAMLKQYAVGAFPTFLLLDGDGKLVYKFVGGMDAAPFLEKIREGMNPANRIASMLRRYNEGDRSHELMRDYIWEALKMKEVPRAKELEHEYFNMLTSKQKAAKENWFMFGENNYSRELSDMNSENFNYLVEHWRDFAAVQGKQVVNDKISGVFRKLTGYTFRGWYQKSFAYNKTDFDRYRKQIKGTQLPDKKDLLVMMDMAQAACEKDSIKVLNLMADNIGKFESKNIDITFDFLSLFPSHRRNNAPRWREVMEAVAANSKNPNLTRHVKSLL, translated from the coding sequence ATGAAAAGAATAATAGGATGTTTGCTGCTGTTAACCGCACTGAAAGCCCCCGCGCAAAACAGGGAGATCACTTTCGCGCACAGTGATGTACCGGCCGTATTGGCCAGGGCAAAAGCAGAAGGAAAGATGGTTTTCGTAGACTGTTACACAGAATGGTGCGTGCCCTGCAAATACATGTCTAAGCAGGTGTTTACACAGGACAGCGTGGCTGATTTTTTTAATGATCATTTCATCAACCTGAAAATGGATATGGAAAAGGGAGAAGGGCCTGCGATGCTCAAACAGTACGCAGTAGGTGCTTTTCCAACCTTTCTGTTGCTGGATGGTGATGGTAAGCTCGTGTACAAGTTTGTTGGCGGCATGGATGCTGCTCCTTTCTTGGAAAAGATACGCGAAGGTATGAATCCCGCTAACCGCATTGCCTCCATGCTGCGCCGTTACAATGAAGGTGACCGCTCACACGAACTGATGCGCGACTACATTTGGGAAGCTCTGAAGATGAAAGAAGTGCCCCGCGCCAAAGAACTCGAACACGAATACTTTAACATGCTTACCTCAAAGCAGAAGGCTGCAAAGGAAAACTGGTTCATGTTCGGCGAAAACAATTACTCCCGTGAACTGTCTGACATGAACAGCGAGAACTTTAATTACCTGGTGGAACACTGGCGTGATTTTGCTGCCGTACAGGGTAAACAGGTGGTGAACGATAAGATCTCAGGCGTTTTCCGCAAGCTAACAGGTTACACCTTCAGAGGCTGGTACCAGAAAAGTTTTGCTTACAATAAAACTGATTTTGACCGCTACCGTAAACAGATCAAAGGCACGCAACTACCGGACAAAAAAGATCTGCTTGTGATGATGGACATGGCTCAGGCAGCATGCGAAAAAGATTCTATCAAAGTACTGAACCTGATGGCGGACAATATCGGCAAGTTCGAAAGCAAGAACATCGACATCACTTTCGATTTCCTTTCCCTCTTCCCCAGTCACAGAAGAAATAATGCGCCACGCTGGAGAGAAGTGATGGAAGCCGTGGCCGCTAATTCTAAAAACCCGAACCTGACCCGCCATGTTAAGTCGCTGTTATAA
- a CDS encoding zinc-dependent metalloprotease, whose product MYRRILTIAACIAVLTTSAQDVPKGPMPFDKFQTKDVKTIDGDFPIYQRGKNYYMEIPGRSLDKDILVMGYVRRGNASAISKSSGIVRFSKGINDHLDVTRPMFSEGASGDVNGDMEPVIKKSGRVPVNYGYRIEALGREKNSYIIDITRQITETGDWFGFNDLSFLNHPDPQRSYVQSISPENKGVRFIVERSQTDYMGSTGGPKKPNNSSYEIELLFSELSGEKMPRKIAQENSGFETFSFTDYGKVAYTARKTEFIRKWDIRPGKQRKGLASPVKPITVVIDPLTPDFYRSYIKAGILAWNKAFHAAGYRDVLEVSVDGDLQLAPGKIIVNWGNAYTNVLNATVDNPETGEIMMARINLTAAVTDDLMLKYLVQCGAADNRIIKDFKHREIAGSIIQWQITRAMGKVLGLKENLAASTHYTPAQLRDITSLKNNGISASVMDDLGFNYLVQPGDQVPAELLLPRIGADDIAAIRWAYGTEPKPGYTWLPEGNTDPFTRHGDLSSDITEASILGIKNLERLYPQLKTVSAQLDGTIDLFNVNGSLYGALQREYYKYVTDVLSQIGGAADRKTGRVTVPVSQQRKALGFLSTYVFNGVPAWMNERLSPSGKVLDVEDWMVRLQETALTRLTSPEVLGALAQQDGLDAAEVFAFIDKTVFKSFNKNTALTPAERAIQLNFIYNLSQAAFKANISNGLSDGNVLLHYYLTSTAQKLAQLGEEHTDLLSRENYRLMKMKVDKEFFSKIKV is encoded by the coding sequence ATGTATAGAAGGATTTTGACAATAGCGGCCTGCATCGCCGTATTAACTACTTCGGCACAGGACGTGCCGAAAGGGCCGATGCCGTTTGATAAGTTTCAGACAAAAGATGTGAAAACTATAGATGGAGACTTCCCCATATACCAGCGCGGCAAGAATTACTATATGGAAATTCCTGGCCGGAGCCTGGATAAGGATATTCTCGTAATGGGTTACGTGCGCCGGGGGAATGCCTCCGCCATTTCGAAGTCTTCGGGCATCGTACGTTTCAGCAAAGGCATTAATGATCATCTCGATGTAACCCGTCCCATGTTTAGCGAAGGCGCTTCCGGCGATGTGAATGGTGATATGGAACCGGTGATCAAAAAGTCCGGCAGGGTTCCGGTAAACTACGGCTACCGGATAGAGGCGCTGGGCAGGGAAAAGAACAGTTATATTATTGATATTACACGCCAGATCACAGAGACCGGTGACTGGTTCGGATTTAATGATCTCTCTTTCCTGAACCATCCTGATCCGCAACGTTCCTACGTGCAAAGCATCTCGCCGGAAAACAAAGGCGTGCGCTTTATCGTAGAACGCTCACAAACGGATTACATGGGCAGTACAGGAGGCCCTAAAAAGCCGAACAATTCCAGCTACGAAATTGAACTGTTGTTCAGCGAACTGTCCGGCGAAAAAATGCCACGCAAAATAGCGCAGGAAAATTCCGGCTTTGAAACCTTCAGTTTTACCGATTACGGCAAAGTAGCTTATACAGCCCGTAAAACGGAGTTCATTCGTAAATGGGATATCCGTCCGGGCAAACAGAGAAAAGGGCTGGCTTCGCCTGTTAAGCCTATTACGGTGGTAATAGATCCATTGACGCCGGACTTCTACCGCAGTTATATTAAAGCCGGTATACTGGCCTGGAACAAAGCTTTCCATGCCGCAGGTTACCGGGATGTACTGGAAGTATCAGTAGATGGCGATCTGCAACTGGCACCGGGTAAGATCATCGTGAACTGGGGTAATGCGTATACGAACGTATTGAACGCCACCGTAGACAATCCCGAAACCGGTGAGATCATGATGGCCCGCATCAACCTCACCGCAGCCGTCACAGACGACCTCATGCTGAAATACCTGGTACAATGCGGAGCTGCAGACAACCGCATTATCAAAGATTTTAAACACCGCGAAATAGCCGGTTCCATTATTCAATGGCAGATCACCCGCGCCATGGGTAAGGTGCTGGGATTAAAAGAAAACCTTGCAGCCAGCACGCATTATACACCTGCCCAGCTTCGTGATATAACATCGCTGAAGAACAATGGTATCAGCGCCTCCGTGATGGACGACCTGGGCTTCAATTACCTGGTGCAGCCGGGCGATCAGGTACCTGCTGAACTACTACTGCCACGCATTGGAGCGGACGATATCGCTGCTATCAGATGGGCCTATGGTACGGAACCGAAACCCGGTTATACATGGCTGCCTGAAGGCAATACTGATCCTTTCACCCGTCATGGCGATCTATCATCTGATATTACCGAAGCTTCCATTCTTGGGATTAAGAACCTGGAGAGGCTGTACCCGCAACTAAAAACAGTATCCGCACAGCTGGACGGCACCATTGACCTGTTCAACGTGAACGGTTCCCTGTACGGCGCACTTCAACGGGAGTACTACAAATACGTGACCGATGTATTGTCACAGATCGGCGGCGCAGCCGATCGTAAAACAGGACGTGTAACAGTACCGGTTTCACAACAGCGCAAGGCGCTTGGCTTTTTATCCACCTATGTATTTAACGGAGTGCCTGCCTGGATGAATGAACGGCTGTCCCCCAGCGGCAAAGTGCTGGATGTAGAGGATTGGATGGTGCGCCTGCAGGAAACAGCGCTCACCAGGCTTACCAGCCCGGAAGTACTGGGCGCCCTGGCGCAGCAGGACGGCCTGGATGCAGCTGAAGTATTCGCATTCATCGATAAAACGGTGTTTAAATCATTCAATAAGAATACGGCTCTTACACCTGCTGAACGGGCCATACAGCTCAATTTCATCTATAATCTTTCACAGGCTGCCTTTAAAGCCAATATCAGCAATGGATTAAGCGATGGTAACGTGTTGCTGCATTACTATCTCACCAGTACTGCACAAAAACTCGCACAACTCGGAGAAGAACATACTGACCTGCTGAGCCGTGAAAACTATCGTCTCATGAAAATGAAAGTAGACAAGGAATTTTTCAGTAAAATAAAAGTCTGA